AGATACGAAAAATCACGGGGGTATTATATCAGATCAGGCAAACGGGATCGATATCATCATATCGGTCCCGTTTTATTTCCTGTGATGTCATTTAATCTTCCAACGCCTGATACACGGCCACTTTAAATTCATCGCCAATGCTCCAGTACGGTGATAAATACTCCTGTGTAAAGAGGATGCCGATCAGGTCCTGTTTGGGATCGGCCCAGTAGTGGGTATTAAAAGCGCCGCCCCAGCTAAAGGTGCCGATGCTGTAGGGCATCAGGTGGTCGTTGGCCGCTGTTTCCAGTGCGAAGCCGAGGCCGAAACAGAAAGGCTCCGGTTGGGCGGGCAGGGGAGAAGGACGTACGCCTTTCTCCAGCTGGTTGGTCAGCATGAGGGCCACTGTAGCGGGACTGATCAGTTTTTTGCTGGTGTTGTCATGTTGGTCGGTGTATTTTCCATGGTGCAGGAAGAGCGCCAGGAATTTGGCATAGTCTGCCGCGGTGGACACCAGGCCGGCGCCGCCGGAGAGGTAAGTGCCCTGGCGGTTGGGATACAGCGGGTCTACGCCTTCATAGATCGGATGGGTGACGGGCAGCATTTTGCCGTTTACGTCTTCATAGAGGGTTACCAGTTTCTTTTGTTTGGCCGGCGGCAGGTGGAAATAGGTGTCCTGCATGTCCAGTGGAGCAAATACCCGCTGTTGCAGGAACACGTCCAGCGGCTGACCGCTCCATATTTCGATGAGATAACCCAGTACGTCGGTATTGAGGCCGTAGGTAAAGGCCAGCCCTGGGTCATGCATCAGCGGCTGTTGCGCCAGCAGGTTGATTTTTGTCTTCAGGTCGGAAACCATGGTGCCGACACCGCTGGGCACACCTGCTTTAGCATAGATGGCCTGCATCTGCGGATCGCTGAACACGGCGGCGTAGGCGATGCCGGAGGTGTGACGGAGCAGGTCGCGCACGGTGATTTCGCGTGTAGCCGGCCGCGTAGTATAGCTGCTGTCTTTCGGGTTGAAGGACACTTTCACCCGCGGGTTTTTGAAGGCGGGGATGAATAGGGACACCGGGTCGTCCAGTTGGAATTTCCCTTCTTCCCATAGTATCATTGTACCCAGACTGATAATAGCTTTGGTTTGTGAAGCGATGCGGAAGATGTTGTCTGTCTGCATGGTTTTGCGGGATGCTACATCGGCATAACCGAAAGCCTTGTTGTACACAACCTGCCCGTGACGGATAACCAGGGCGGTGGCACCGGGAATATGGCCGGCTGTTATATGGCGGTTGATGACATCGTCAATGCGGGAAGTCCGCTGTGCGTCCAGGCCGGACTGGGCATAGGAAGTAAGGGTGATGGCCATGGCGGCGATCACAGTAAATATACTTTTCATAATGGTGTTTGTTATTTTTTGTGTTTGATAGGGCAAAGATGGTGTCTTCTGATCTATAAATAAAATAGCATAAATTATATCAATCTATAAAGAAAATTATACTTTTGGGGTATGATAAATTTTGAATGGTTCCGCACTTTTAAGGCTATCTATCAGACAGGCACGCTCACCGGCGCTGCGCAGGAATTATTGATATCACAGCCTAACGTAAGCCAGCATCTGGCAGGACTGGAAGCGTATATCTGTCATCCGCTGTTTGAACGGCAGCCGCGGCGCATGGTACCGACCGATTTTGGTAAACTGCTGTATACGGAGGTGATTGATGCGGTGGAGAAACTGGAGAAAGTAGAGCTGGACTTCCGCAATACCTGTGCGTGGGAAGTGCCGCTCACCTGCGTGGGCGCGCCGAAAGAGTTTTTCCAGGCCATCATTGCGCCGCGTATCAGTCAGTCGGACGCCAGCTTCATCTTTGAATTTGGTGATCCCCGGCAGCTGCTGGACAAAGTGCTCAGGCATGAGATGTATTTTACGCTGACCACCACCTGCGGGCATGAAAAAAACATCGTGTATGAGCCGGTACTGGAAGAACGGTTTATATTGGTGGGCAACGCCGGACTGGATGACAGCGGCCTGCGTAAGGCCCTTCGGAAAAAGGACATGGCGGCAGCGGAAGCGTGGCTATACGAACAGCCATGGTACGCTTATAGCAGCGATATTCCTCCTGTTCGCCGCTTCTGGCAGGAGAATTTCCATAAACGCCCGCAGATAAAACCCCGCTTTGTTATCCCGGATTATGAAGGCATCCTCAGGGCGCTGGCCGCCGGCAACGGTGTCACCATTGTACCGGACTACCTGGTAAAAGACTACCTGGGCAAAAAGGAGCTGAAACAACTCTGGGCAGACGCTGATGCCTCCTGTCAGACGTACTACCTGGCTTATGACAAAACACGCGTCACCACGCCACAGCTAAAGCGGGTAAAAGCCCTGTTGCATTTATAAGCCCTTTTGGTTATTTTGTCCGGTAGAACAGCAATTATCCGTAAATAATGCTTATGTACCGTTCAGTATGGCTAACGGTGGCGTATATACTCTCAGCCGCCACTTTGTTTGCCCAAAACAATGCACAACGCGCCGGCCTGTTACAGGCGGCGGTCGACAAACATCTGTATGAACCGCGTACCGGTCTTTATATTCAGACGAGCGACCCGGCAAAGAACCATAACCCGCATGCTGATCTGTGGGGACTTTGTGCGCTGGTGCAGGCTGCCAACGAGATGGAGGGGCTGCACCCCGGGAAGGCTTACCTGAAGCCGGTCGTGAAAGCTATTGACCAGTACTATGACCCCATCCCGCCTGCGCCCGGCTACGCTTCGTATGTAGTAAAAGAGCGGCGGGAAGACCGTTACTACGACGATAACCAGTGGATAGGCATCGCTTACCTGGATGCTTACGCCCGTACCAAACAGCGGACTTATCTCGACAAAGGCGCTGAGATTTACCGGTTTATGATGACCGGCTTCGATACGGTGAGCGGCGGTGGTTTATACTGGAAAGAAGGAGATAAGACGACTAAAAATACCTGTTCCAATGGTCCGGGCATCCTGCTGGCTTTGCAGCTGTACGAAGCCACGCACCGGAAGACCTACCTGGACACTGCGCTGCTGCTGTATCAGTGGACAAACAAACATCTTCGCAATGCCAACGGCGTATTCTGGGACGCGATCAAGCCGTTGGAGAACAACCGCATCGATTCTGCTACGTATACCTATAACAGTGGTATCATGCTGGAGGCTAATGTAAAGCTGTACCGTATTACGCGGCAGCCACAGTACCTGAAAGAGGCACAGCAGATTGCCGCCGGCACACTGCAGCGGTTCTACCGGGACGGCCGGTTTCATTCCTCTTATTGGTTCAATGCCGTGTTGCTGCGCGGGTACCTGGCCCTTTACCGGGAAGACAAGGACCGGCGGTATGTAGATGCCATGCAGACTTACGCCGACAAGGTGTGGGAGGAGGACCGGGACGCCGGCAGCAATATGCTGGGAAAGAAGCCGGAGAAAGAGTTGCTGGGACAGGCCGGTATGATGGAGATCTACGCCCGGCTGGCAGCACTTCCCTGATTCAATGCACGCCTACAAAATAATAAGCCGCGCTGGTAAATACCAGTGCGGCTTTTCCTGTTGTTGTCGTTGTCGTATGATTAAAATCTTGTGATCAAAGCGATGCCCTGATAGTTGTCGAGGGCGTTTTCATCGAGAAACACTACGTTGCCGCCTTTATGCAGCACTGTGTCGATGACGGGCAGCGTCACGTCCGTAGAGCCGTTGCCGTTACCCAGGGTGATGACGCCCTTGTCGATGTGGCCGGTGGGAAGGTAGGTTTGCCCGATATAGAGCGTATCTGCCTGTCCGTTTTCGGCGGCGGTGTAAATATCGTTCAGGTCTACCAGCAGGCGTTGTGCAGACTGGGCGGCATTGATGGCCTGCAGGGCGGCGTCCTGTTTTCCGGCGATGTATTGTTGAATGACCGGGAAAGTCACTTTTGCGATGTCCGGGTCGGAAGTGTCGTCGAAGCTACCGTGATGGGTACCGATTACCAGTCCCCTGATGTCCATTATTTCCTGATAGAAGGCGAGGTTTCTTTCTTCTCCCAACAGGATCACCGGCAACGGATTCTCTTCATAATATTTTTTAAATCGTTTATCCGCTGTATTAAAGAACTCTTTCAGGAGGTTGTCCACGATCTGGTCATGTTTCAGGCGCATGGGATCGGTGGTGTAATAATTGTTGAGATAAGGGAAATCCTTGTTTTTCACTTCGCTTACTATTTCGTCATTAAACGCTTCCAGTAGCCGTATTTTCTGGCGGGAAACGGAAATGATATAATAGTGTTCGCTCTGCTGGACGGCTTTGAGCAGTGGCCGGATCTCGAAGCGGTCGCCGATCACGTACCGGTCGGTGGTAGTGACGGGCAAGCGTTTCACCTGGATGGAGTCCGGGCTGGCGAAGATGGCCAGTGTGTCCAGGTTATAGTCGTGATTGATGGACTTTTCGGTTTCTTTTATTTTGTCGAGCACGGGCCATACGATCCTTTTATCGAACTGTTCATATAGCTCTTTTTCCACCTGTGTGATGAGGTTTTTGAGGTGGATGCTGTCTTGTTTATTGTCGGGGAAGGTGCGATGGGTAGACACCAGGATGGTCACAGCCGGCGTGCCGGTATATTGGCTTAGATTGATCAGTGTTTGTTCCATAATTCCTGGTTTTTCTGGTGACGGGGAATGTTCCCCTGCGTTTATTATGCAAAAATGCGGGGAAACGCGCACCTGAAAAATGACAGGGGTCAGTTTATGCCCTGATGTTTGTCAGCCTGTTGTCTTCCTTTGGCCGTGAGGTAGGGGTAGAACTGGTTGAACAGCACGTCTGCGTAGTATTGGACGGCTTTTTTGCCTTTGAGCTGCATTTTTATTTCATTGTGCGACAGGGCGAAGTCGGCCATGATATATTGCTGGGTGATTAGATTTTTCCAGATATAGGGGGGGATGTCATCTCGGAAGATGCCTTCTTTGATGAGGGTGTTGAACAGGACGAGAAATTGTTCTTCGCGGGCTTTGTCCCAGCTGTTGTAGAGCGTTTTCACTTCCGGTACGCGGCGGGCCACTTCCACGAAGTGGAGGAAGATAAAGCGGTATTGCCAGATATGGTCGATCAGTATTTCCACCCAATGCCGGAAATGTTCCAGGTTTACCTGGTTGAGGTTTTCGTTATGTGTAAAAAAGCGGGAGAAGCCGTCGTTGAGCTCTTTGAAGAGAACGAGGATGATTTCGTTGGTGTTTTTGTAATGGTACTGGAGATTGCCGTGGCTGATGTCCAGTTCTTTAGCGATATGCCGTATAGTGATGGCGTCGATGCCCTGTTCGTTGAACAGTTTGAGCGCTGCTTTCCGTATTTTTTCTTTTGTGTCTACCATTAGTACAAATGTACTATTTTTTTCGACTGAGATTATTTTATGTGTTGATGATGATATAATATTACATTATTCCTTAATTTTAAGTTTTTCATTATTTTTCAGGGCGGGAAATGTTCCCGTTGTGTTAAACGATAAACCTATCCTAACCTATGAGGCTGTTGTTGTTCCTGGTTTTTGCCTTAGTGCAGTTGGCTGTCAACGGACAGACGGCGGCGCCGACGGCTAAAAAAGGGAACCGGGCGACGGAGTTTCAGATGAAGGAGGGGAGTTACCTGGCGTTTGCACAGGTGAACCTGAGCATGGGGGAAATCGGTTTCCAGGTGGAAGTGGCCTGTGAGCATAAAAAAAGCGGCTCCAAACTGGAGTTCCGTATAGACAAGCCAAAAGGTAAGGTGATTGGCACCCTGGACATCCCTTATACCGGCGACAGCACCTATGCCCTGAAACTGACGGGCAACCTGCGCCATGCGGAAGGTATACATGACCTGTACCTGGTAGCCAAAGGAGGCGTGGCTTTCAGTGTTACCTCCTTCAGTTTTATCCACAATTATTAGTATATCCTTTCCCGTTAGTTTGAAAAAAAATTTACTTTTTGTTTGGAGAATTAAAATGAGTGCTTATCTTTGCGCTCCCTGATCACAATATCAGTTGCCCAGATGGCGAAATTGGTAGACGCACTGTGTTCAGGTCGCAGCGCCTGCAAGGGTGTGCTGGTTCGAATCCAGTTCTGGGCACGTAATAGGTTGTAAGTAATTTGACTTACAACCTATTTTTTTGTTTGGATATGCCTTTATCCGCTTCCCCGCCTTAATCAGTCCCCAAAGCGTTTATGCTTAACCGTTATACCGGCCTTCGCTGTGACCCGAAATGTCAATAAATATGAAAAAGTTACTATTTGTCACAAGCAACCTCATCAATGTCTCAAAATCCGCTATACGGCTGCATTAGAAAATAATATATATTGCAGCTATACATCTGTCCGGTTACTATCGCAATCATCTTAGTTTTCAGAAGCTCCCTTATTGATATTTATTAACACCCAATCTTTTTGCTATGAAAAGAATGACCTCCATCTTACTGCTGTCAGGTGCTCTTTTAACCGCGAATATAGCTGGTTATGCACAAAATACGGTGCCGCAGCAGACCATCGAAAAGGCTTCCAAAGCAGAAAAGAAGAAAAAGAAACAGGCGGAAGACAAGGCAGCCACCACGCAGGACCAAGCCGCTACCACGGCTAAGAAGACCAGGTCCAGGGCTGCAAAAGAAGAGGCAAATGCTACCAACGTTGTTACCGAAACAACGAAAAAAGCAAGGACGAAAGCTGCTAAAGAAGAAACAAACACCACTAACGCTGTTACTGAAACACCTAAAAAAACAAGGACTAAAGCAACTAACGTAACCACAGCTCCGGTATCTGCTCCAACAGTTCCCACGCCTGCCCCTGCAGCAACCCAAAAACCTGCTCCTGTTGCTCCGGCAGTAGCTCCCGTCAGAAAAGCGGCTCCTGCCAGCGGCGGTGATCAGGTAGTGGGTACCGATGCCAAGGGGCGTACCATCTATCAGGGCCCCCGTGGCGGGCAATACTACATCAATAAAAACGGTAACAAAACTTATCTCAAAAAACAATAACAACGATTTGTAAAAAAACGAGGACGTCTCATTTATTTGGAGACGTCCTCTGTTTATGCCATTGTTGAAATCTCCCCCGGCCGATAGGGGTATTATAAATCAATTACTACTCCCAGATTGGCAACTGTTCCTGTGCCTTTCACGTAATAACGCCCTTCTGTGGTTGCACCGCGCACTGCTGAATGTGTAGGATAGTAATTAGCATTAAAGAGGTTGTTAACTGCAAAAGTCAGTGTTACATGTCTGAGTTTATAGGAAGTATACATGTCAAACAGGGTATAGCCGGTTATTGGGTATTTTCCGTAATTCCATACCGCTTGCGGAAA
This sequence is a window from Chitinophaga varians. Protein-coding genes within it:
- a CDS encoding serine hydrolase domain-containing protein; its protein translation is MKSIFTVIAAMAITLTSYAQSGLDAQRTSRIDDVINRHITAGHIPGATALVIRHGQVVYNKAFGYADVASRKTMQTDNIFRIASQTKAIISLGTMILWEEGKFQLDDPVSLFIPAFKNPRVKVSFNPKDSSYTTRPATREITVRDLLRHTSGIAYAAVFSDPQMQAIYAKAGVPSGVGTMVSDLKTKINLLAQQPLMHDPGLAFTYGLNTDVLGYLIEIWSGQPLDVFLQQRVFAPLDMQDTYFHLPPAKQKKLVTLYEDVNGKMLPVTHPIYEGVDPLYPNRQGTYLSGGAGLVSTAADYAKFLALFLHHGKYTDQHDNTSKKLISPATVALMLTNQLEKGVRPSPLPAQPEPFCFGLGFALETAANDHLMPYSIGTFSWGGAFNTHYWADPKQDLIGILFTQEYLSPYWSIGDEFKVAVYQALED
- a CDS encoding LysR family transcriptional regulator: MINFEWFRTFKAIYQTGTLTGAAQELLISQPNVSQHLAGLEAYICHPLFERQPRRMVPTDFGKLLYTEVIDAVEKLEKVELDFRNTCAWEVPLTCVGAPKEFFQAIIAPRISQSDASFIFEFGDPRQLLDKVLRHEMYFTLTTTCGHEKNIVYEPVLEERFILVGNAGLDDSGLRKALRKKDMAAAEAWLYEQPWYAYSSDIPPVRRFWQENFHKRPQIKPRFVIPDYEGILRALAAGNGVTIVPDYLVKDYLGKKELKQLWADADASCQTYYLAYDKTRVTTPQLKRVKALLHL
- a CDS encoding glycoside hydrolase family 76 protein; translated protein: MYRSVWLTVAYILSAATLFAQNNAQRAGLLQAAVDKHLYEPRTGLYIQTSDPAKNHNPHADLWGLCALVQAANEMEGLHPGKAYLKPVVKAIDQYYDPIPPAPGYASYVVKERREDRYYDDNQWIGIAYLDAYARTKQRTYLDKGAEIYRFMMTGFDTVSGGGLYWKEGDKTTKNTCSNGPGILLALQLYEATHRKTYLDTALLLYQWTNKHLRNANGVFWDAIKPLENNRIDSATYTYNSGIMLEANVKLYRITRQPQYLKEAQQIAAGTLQRFYRDGRFHSSYWFNAVLLRGYLALYREDKDRRYVDAMQTYADKVWEEDRDAGSNMLGKKPEKELLGQAGMMEIYARLAALP
- a CDS encoding TetR/AcrR family transcriptional regulator encodes the protein MVDTKEKIRKAALKLFNEQGIDAITIRHIAKELDISHGNLQYHYKNTNEIILVLFKELNDGFSRFFTHNENLNQVNLEHFRHWVEILIDHIWQYRFIFLHFVEVARRVPEVKTLYNSWDKAREEQFLVLFNTLIKEGIFRDDIPPYIWKNLITQQYIMADFALSHNEIKMQLKGKKAVQYYADVLFNQFYPYLTAKGRQQADKHQGIN
- a CDS encoding carbohydrate-binding protein; this translates as MRLLLFLVFALVQLAVNGQTAAPTAKKGNRATEFQMKEGSYLAFAQVNLSMGEIGFQVEVACEHKKSGSKLEFRIDKPKGKVIGTLDIPYTGDSTYALKLTGNLRHAEGIHDLYLVAKGGVAFSVTSFSFIHNY